The genomic window CACTGCAGGGCGAGGGTGCGCGGTCCGTGTGGATCGGCGACGTCCTCATCAGCAACCGTGCCGTCGGCACCGACAGCTACGAGCAGAACCGCAACCTGGTCCTCTCCGACGGCACCCGTGCCGACTCCGTGCCGAACCTCGAGATCGAGACCGGCGACATCGCCGGTGCCGGTCACGCGAGCGCGACCGGACGCTTCGACGACGAGCAGCTCTTCTACCTGCAGGCTCGAGGCATCCCTGAGGACGAGGCACGACGACTCGTCGTCCGCGGCTTCCTCGTGGAGATCATCCAGCAGATCGGTGACACCGAGCTGCAGGAGCGCCTCTCGGCGGCCATCGAGGCCGAACTGCTCGGCGCCGACGGACAGGGCACCGGCGGAGCGCAGCACTGATGGCGACGAAGGTGTGCTCGTTCGACGAGCTCGCCGTCAACCAGGCCAAGCGGGTCGTGGTGGACGGCGTGCCGATCGCCCTCGTGCGCGACGCGTCGGACGAACTGTTCGCGATCGGCGACGTCTGCACCCACGGCGACATCTCGCTGTCCGAAGGCTTCGTCGAGGACGGCAATCTCGAATGCTGGGCACACGGCTCACAGTTCTCGCTCACGACGGGCAAGCCGCTCACCCTTCCGGCCTACGAGCCGGTCCCCGTCTACACCGTCGAGCTCATCGACGGCGACATCTACATCGACCCGACCGCAACGAAAGAGATCTAGCACCATGTCAGTCCTCGAAATCCGCGACCTGCACGTCAGCGTCGAAACCGAGCAGGGCACCAAGCCGATCCTGCGTGGCGTCGACCTCACCATCCGGAAGGGCGAGACGCACGCGATCATGGGTCCGAACGGTTCGGGCAAGTCCACGCTCGCGTACACGATCGCCGGCCACCCGAAGTACACCGTCGACAGCGGATCCATCACGCTGGACGGCGAGGACGTCCTCGCGATGAGCGTCGACGAGCGCGCCCGTGCCGGACTCTTCCTCGCGATGCAGTACCCCGTCGAGATCCCCGGAGTCACGGTCACGAACTTCCTCCGCACGGCGAAGACCGCCGTCGACGGCGAGGCGCCCGCGATCCGCGGCTGGATCAAGGACGTCCGCGAGTCGATGAAGAACCTGCGCATGGAGCCTGCCTTCGCGGAACGCAACGTCAACGAGGGCTTCTCCGGTGGCGAGAAGAAGCGTCACGAGATCCTCCAGCTCGAGCTGCTGAAGCCGCAGTTCGCAGTCCTCGACGAGACCGACTCCGGCCTCGACGTCGACGCCCTCAAGATCGTGTCCGAGGGCGTCAACCGCGCCAAGGAGAACACGGGCCTCGGTGTCCTGCTCATCACGCACTACACGCGCATCCTCCGCTACATCAAGCCGGACTTCGTGCACGTCTTCGTCGCCGGCAAGATCGCTGAGCAGGGCGGTCCCGAGCTCGCCGACCGCCTCGAGAACGAAGGCTACGACCGTTTCCTCGTGGACGCCGTCGTCGCCCCGGAAGGTGCCTGAAGCCGCGCCAGCGGTCTAAGATAACGACATGGTAACAACGCTCAGTCCGCAACGATTCGACGAGGTCGAAGAGGCGCTCAAGGACGTCATGGACCCCGAGCTCGGGGTGAACGTGGTCGACCTCGGTCTCATCTACGACCTGGGTTGGGATGACGAGAACGACGCGCTCATCATCCACATGACCCTGACCTCCGCCGGATGTCCGCTCACGGACGTCCTCGAGGAGCAGACGGGTCAAGCGCTCGACGGCATCGTCGACGCCTTCCGCATCAACTGGGTGTGGATGCCGCCGTGGGGCCCGGAGCGCATCACGGACGACGGGCGCGACATGATGCGTGCCCTCGGCTTCTCGATCTGATCGATCCTCCACGACGACGGACGGCTGCAATGCAGCCGTCCGTCGTCCTGTTCCCGGCGGCGTCACCCGGCTGATCCCGGATAGGGTCGACGCATGACCGAGATCGTGTCCGCCGACCCCCTCGACGTCCTGCGCAGCCGGACGAGCGAGAAGTGGTCCGAGTACCCCGACGACGTCCTGCCCATGTTCGTGGCCGAGATGGACGTCCCGCTGTCACCCGTGGTCCGCGAGGTCCTACACGCGGCCATCGACCGCGGCGACGCCGGGTACGTCGCGAGCCGCACACGGCTCCCACAGACGTTCGCCGACTTCGCAGCGCGACGCTGGGGTTGGGATGTGGATCCCGGCTCCGTGTTCACCACCGCCGACGTCAGCATGGGCATCGTCGAGATCCTGCGTCGCGTCATCTCACCCGGCGAGGGCGTGGTGATCACCTCGCCGGTCTACCCGCCGTTCTTCGACCTCGTCACCGAGGCCGGGGGAGTCGTGGTGGACGTCCCCTTGCTCGGGTCCAGCCGCGCCGACGATCCCGCCGGAGACTGGCGGCTCGACCTGGACGGTGTCGAAGCCGCGTTCCGCGACGGAGCGAAGGCCTTCCTCCTCTGCAACCCGCACAACCCGATCGGTCGGCCGCACACGGTCGACGAACTCCGCTCGGTCGCAGCACTGGCAGCGCGCTACGGGGTCACGGTCGTGAGTGATGAGATCCACGCTCCGCTCACCCAACCGGGCGAGCGGTTCGTCCCCTACCTCAGCGTGTCCGACGAGGCCGCCGAACACGGGTACGCCGTCCTGTCGGCGAGCAAGGCCTGGAACCTCGCCGGCCTGAAGTGCGCGGTGATGGTCACCGCCGCACCCGGACCGCGGAGCGTGGTCGCGGGGATGCCGGTCGAGGTGTTCTGGCGGACGGGCCAGTTCGGAGTGCTGGCTTCGGTCGCCGCCTTCGAGTCGGGAGAGCCCTGGTTGGACGGGCTCCTCTCGTTGATCGACGGCAACCGGCGGCTGCTCGGTGAGCTGCTGGGTGCCGAGCTGCCCGAGGTCGGCTACCGACCGCCTGCCGCCGGGTACCTCGCCTGGCTGGACTGCACCGGGCTCGGTTGGACGGAGCCCCCGGCGCGGCGCATCCTGCGCGAGGCGCGCGTGGCCCTGCAGGAGGGAGCCCCGTTCGGGCCCGGAGGCGTCGGCCACGCACGGCTCAACCTGGCCTGCTCGCCCGAGCTCCTCACCGAGGCGGTCGGACGGATCTCCACCCTGCGTTGACGGACGTCCGGCCGCGCCGGGACCCTGCCGGAACGGCCGCGGTGCTGAGCATCGGATTCACGATTTATACTGGGAGGCTGACCCCCACCCTCCGCGTTGTCGAAACGCACCCGAAGAAATGGACTATGCCTGTGCTGAGTGTGCACGACCTCGAGATCCGCGTGGGGGCACGCGTGCTCATGGAGCACGTGAACTTCCGCGTGTCCGCCGGCGACAAGATCGGCCTCGTCGGCCGTAACGGTGCCGGGAAGACGACCCTGACCAAGACGCTGGCGGGGGAGACCCTCCCGACGAACGGCAAGATCGATCGCGGTGGCGAGATCGGGTACCTGCCGCAGGACCCACGCTCCGGCAACCCGGAGGACCTCGCCCGCACCCGCATCCTCGATGCGCGTGGTCTCGGCCAGCTCGCTCTCGGCATGCACGAGTCGAGCATGGCCATGGCGAGCGACGACCCGAAGGTGGCGGAAGCCGCCATGAAGAAGTACGGCAACCTCACCGACCGGTTCAACGCGCTCGGCGGGTACGCCGCAGAGGCCGAGGCGGCCTCGATCGCGTCGAACCTGAACCTGCCCGATCGCATCCTCGATCAGCAGCTGAAGACGCTGTCGGGCGGACAGCGCCGCCGCATCGAACTCGCGCGCATCCTCTTCTCCGACGCCGAGACGCTCATCCTCGACGAGCCGACCAACCACCTCGACGCCGACTCCGTCGTCTGGCTGCGTGAGTTCCTCAAGCAGTACAAGGGCGGGTTCATCGTGATCTCGCACGACATCGAGCTCGTCGGCGAGACCGTCAACCGGGTCTTCTACCTCGATGCGAACCGCACCGTCATCGACATCTACAACATGAACTGGAAGAACTACCAGCGTCAGCGCGAGGCCGACGAGGAGCGCCGGAAGAAGGAGCGCACCAACGTCGAGAAGAAGGCGACCGCGCTCCAGCTCCAGGCGGCCAAGTTCGGTGCGAAGGCCAGCAAGGCTGCTGCGGCCCACCAGATGGTGGCTCGCGCTGAACGGATGCTCTCCGGGCTCGAGGAGGTCCGCGCGCAAGACCGCGTGGCCAAGCTGCGGTTCCCGACCCCGGCGCCCTGTGGCCGGACGCCGCTCATGGCGAGCAACCTGTCGAAGAGCTACGGCTCGCTCGAGATCTTCACGGCCGTCGACCTCGCGATCGACCGTGGCTCGAAGGTCGTCATCCTCGGATTCAACGGTGCGGGCAAGACGACCCTGCTGCGGATCCTCGCCGGAGTGGACCAGCCCGACACCGGGCAGCTCGAGCCCGGGCACGGCCTGCGGATCGGCTACTACGCGCAGGAGCACGAGACGATCGACGTGAAGCGCAGCGTGCTCGAGAACATGGTCTCCTCGTCGCCGAACATCACCGAGATGGAAGCGCGCAAGGTCCTCGGCTCGTTCCTGTTCACCGGCGACGACTCCAACAAGCTCGCGGGCGTGCTGTCCGGCGGCGAGAAGACGAGACTCGCTCTCGCGATGATCGTCGTCTCGGGCGCGAACATGCTCCTCCTGGACGAACCGACCAACAACCTCGACCCGGCCAGCCGTCTGGAGATCCTCGACGCGCTCGCCCACTACGAGGGTGCCGTCGTGCTCGTGAGTCACGATGAGGGCGCCGTCGAGGCGCTCAACCCCGAGCGGGTGCTCATCCTGCCCGACGGCGTCGAGGACCACTGGAACAAGGACTACCAGGACCTCGTCAGCCTGGCCTAGCGCCAGCGGGCCAGCGCGCTCGGTCCGTGAGCATCACCGGCCGGGTACGCCCCGTCCGTCGACGGCTCGTCGCACTCGCGTCAGCGACTCGCTTCGAGGATCTCATCCTCGATGTCGGCGTCGGACCGTGCCTTCGCGGCGAGCCGTTCGGCGCGTGCAGCCGCACGCCGCTGCTCCTTCGGGTCGTCGGAATTCAGGATGCGGTACTCCTGACGGATGGCATAGGCGAGGAAGATGAAGCCCATCAGCGCGAAGACCACCCATTGCAGCGCGTACGAGAGGTGCATCCCCTCGTTCGGCTCGGGCTTGATCGGACCGAGCGGCGCCGCTTCGGCCGGCGCCGGGCTCTCCGAGAGGAGCATGCCGTACGCACCGGAGTAGAGCGTCTCGCCGCGGAGTTCGGCGATCTGCGGGAGGTTGATCGTGGCCACCTGCCCGTCGGCGGCCCCGCGGCCCGGGAGCGTCGGTTCGCCGGGTCGGATGCGGACGACGACCGAGACCTCTCCGCTCGGAGGCGCCGGGACCGACTCGGGTGCTTCGAGTGAATCGTTCGCGGCGACCCAGCCACGGTCGACGATGAACACGTCTCCGTCGGCGAGTCGGAGCGGCGTGAGGACGTTGAAGCCGGCCTGGTTGTTCCTGGGACGGTTCCGCACCAGCAGCTGCTCGTCAGGCAGGTAGGTGCCACTCATCGACACCGGGTGCCATTCGTCGGCCACGCTGAACGAGTCGAGCGACGGCAGCGCTTCGTCGAGCGGGATCGGGGTCGCGTCCCAGTTGGTCTCGATGCGCTGGACCTCCTCCTCCTTCTCGCTCGCCCGAGCGAGCTGCCAGTTGGAGAGCAGGACGCACACGATCGCGAACACGATCGCGACGCCGAGGTAGCCGAGCCAACGGCGGCTGAAGGCGAACCGCCAACCCGCGCTCATGAGCCGACCACCGATGTCAACGGACGCCGCTCGAGGGGGAAGGAGCGGGCTTCGAGGAAGGCCTCCAGGAAGTCGACGTGTTCGTCGCAGGCGGTCCAGACCTTCACGCGGTCCTCCGCGTGGATCTTCGGATTGCGCCACTCGATCCGACAGCTCGCCGCCGCGCGGCAGCCGGCCCGGGAGCAGATCACGCCGTCGGGCTCGGCACCGAACCCGATCATGCCTGGTCGGTGGGACGAGGCGGAACCGAGTCGTCGACGATGATCGGCCGCTGGGACACGACGACACCGGTGGGGCGCTCGATGGCCCCCTGCGACGGCAGCGATCCGGCGTTCGCGATGATGACGGCGACGTACGGCAGGAAGATGGCACCGGCCGCGACCGCGAACATCCAACCGCCCTGGACGAACGGGAGCGCAGCGAGGCAAAGCAACCGGACACCCATGGTGATCGAGTACTTGATGAACCGCTGCCGGCGCTCCTGTTCGGGAGCCGGTGGGAGGGAGGTGATGCTCTGCTGCTTCATGCCACGACCAGCCTACGCGCTCGGCGGGTGGGCGAAGCCCCCAAATCACCGGGAGAACCGGAGGACCCCCATATGCTGGTACGGGTCCGCGGCCGGAACGCCGTGCGCCCCGACGGCCGCCGCACGAGTCGGCCGGTATCGCCGCAGGAGAGGAATCGACCATGACCGCACCACGCACCGTACTCGTCACCGGAGGCAACCGGGGGATCGGCTTCGCCATCGCCGAGGAGTTCGTCGCGCAGGGTCACCGCGTCGCCGTCACCGCTCGATCCGGCGAGGGCCCAGCGGGCACGTTGACGGTCCGCGCGGACGTCACCGATGCAGCCTCCGTCGACGCGGCGTTCAGCGAGATCGAGTCGGAGCTCGGGCCGGTCGAGGTGCTCGTCGCGAATGCGGGCATCACGAAGGACACCCTGCTCATGCGGATGAGCGAGGACGACTTCGACCAGGTGGTCGACACGAACCTCGGCGGCTCCTTCCGCGTCGTCAAGCGCGCGTCCAAGGGCATGCTCAAGGCACGCTTCGGACGCATCGTGCTCATCTCCAGCGTCGTGGGCCTCTACGGGTCGGCCGGTCAGGTCAACTACGCGGCCTCGAAGAGCGGCCTCATCGGCATGGCGCGGTCCATCACCCGCGAGCTCGGTGCACGTGGGATCACGGCGAACGTGATCGCCCCGGGGTTCATCGAGACCGACATGACCGCCGAACTGCCCGCCGAGACCCAGGCCGAGTACAAGAAGAGCATCCCGGCAGCGCGTTTCGCGAGTGCGAACGAGGTCGCGAAGGTCGTCACGTGGATCGCCGGTGACGACGCGGGGTACATCTCCGGCGCCGTGATCCCGGTCGACGGCGGCCTCGGCATGGGTCACTGACCCGGGCAGCACCGCACCGAGCAGAACCCGACCTCGGGCGCTGACCCCCGACGCGCGGATCAGAGCCCGAGGAGCGGGAGGACGCCGGCGAGGTCGACCCGCCCGGCGACGACGTCGGCATGGCGGCGGACGATCGGCTTCGCGTTGAACGCGACCGAGAGCCCGGCGACGGCCATCATCTCGAGGTCGTTGGCTCCGTCGCCGATCGCGATCGTCCGTGCCAACGGCACGCCGTCCGCGTCGGCCCACTCCTGCAGTGCGGCCGCCTTCGCCGCCGCGTCGATGATGGGACCGCTGAGGCCTCCCGTCAACCGACCGTCGGCCGTCTCGAGGCGGTTCGCCCGCACATGGTCGAGGCCGAGTGCCTCGGCGAGCGGGTCGAGCAGTTCATG from Plantibacter flavus includes these protein-coding regions:
- a CDS encoding MalY/PatB family protein, which gives rise to MTEIVSADPLDVLRSRTSEKWSEYPDDVLPMFVAEMDVPLSPVVREVLHAAIDRGDAGYVASRTRLPQTFADFAARRWGWDVDPGSVFTTADVSMGIVEILRRVISPGEGVVITSPVYPPFFDLVTEAGGVVVDVPLLGSSRADDPAGDWRLDLDGVEAAFRDGAKAFLLCNPHNPIGRPHTVDELRSVAALAARYGVTVVSDEIHAPLTQPGERFVPYLSVSDEAAEHGYAVLSASKAWNLAGLKCAVMVTAAPGPRSVVAGMPVEVFWRTGQFGVLASVAAFESGEPWLDGLLSLIDGNRRLLGELLGAELPEVGYRPPAAGYLAWLDCTGLGWTEPPARRILREARVALQEGAPFGPGGVGHARLNLACSPELLTEAVGRISTLR
- a CDS encoding metal-sulfur cluster assembly factor; this translates as MVTTLSPQRFDEVEEALKDVMDPELGVNVVDLGLIYDLGWDDENDALIIHMTLTSAGCPLTDVLEEQTGQALDGIVDAFRINWVWMPPWGPERITDDGRDMMRALGFSI
- the sufC gene encoding Fe-S cluster assembly ATPase SufC, with product MSVLEIRDLHVSVETEQGTKPILRGVDLTIRKGETHAIMGPNGSGKSTLAYTIAGHPKYTVDSGSITLDGEDVLAMSVDERARAGLFLAMQYPVEIPGVTVTNFLRTAKTAVDGEAPAIRGWIKDVRESMKNLRMEPAFAERNVNEGFSGGEKKRHEILQLELLKPQFAVLDETDSGLDVDALKIVSEGVNRAKENTGLGVLLITHYTRILRYIKPDFVHVFVAGKIAEQGGPELADRLENEGYDRFLVDAVVAPEGA
- a CDS encoding non-heme iron oxygenase ferredoxin subunit, yielding MATKVCSFDELAVNQAKRVVVDGVPIALVRDASDELFAIGDVCTHGDISLSEGFVEDGNLECWAHGSQFSLTTGKPLTLPAYEPVPVYTVELIDGDIYIDPTATKEI
- a CDS encoding DUF3099 domain-containing protein; amino-acid sequence: MKQQSITSLPPAPEQERRQRFIKYSITMGVRLLCLAALPFVQGGWMFAVAAGAIFLPYVAVIIANAGSLPSQGAIERPTGVVVSQRPIIVDDSVPPRPTDQA
- a CDS encoding SURF1 family cytochrome oxidase biogenesis protein, which translates into the protein MSAGWRFAFSRRWLGYLGVAIVFAIVCVLLSNWQLARASEKEEEVQRIETNWDATPIPLDEALPSLDSFSVADEWHPVSMSGTYLPDEQLLVRNRPRNNQAGFNVLTPLRLADGDVFIVDRGWVAANDSLEAPESVPAPPSGEVSVVVRIRPGEPTLPGRGAADGQVATINLPQIAELRGETLYSGAYGMLLSESPAPAEAAPLGPIKPEPNEGMHLSYALQWVVFALMGFIFLAYAIRQEYRILNSDDPKEQRRAAARAERLAAKARSDADIEDEILEASR
- the fabG gene encoding 3-oxoacyl-ACP reductase FabG; the encoded protein is MTAPRTVLVTGGNRGIGFAIAEEFVAQGHRVAVTARSGEGPAGTLTVRADVTDAASVDAAFSEIESELGPVEVLVANAGITKDTLLMRMSEDDFDQVVDTNLGGSFRVVKRASKGMLKARFGRIVLISSVVGLYGSAGQVNYAASKSGLIGMARSITRELGARGITANVIAPGFIETDMTAELPAETQAEYKKSIPAARFASANEVAKVVTWIAGDDAGYISGAVIPVDGGLGMGH
- the abc-f gene encoding ribosomal protection-like ABC-F family protein, which translates into the protein MLSVHDLEIRVGARVLMEHVNFRVSAGDKIGLVGRNGAGKTTLTKTLAGETLPTNGKIDRGGEIGYLPQDPRSGNPEDLARTRILDARGLGQLALGMHESSMAMASDDPKVAEAAMKKYGNLTDRFNALGGYAAEAEAASIASNLNLPDRILDQQLKTLSGGQRRRIELARILFSDAETLILDEPTNHLDADSVVWLREFLKQYKGGFIVISHDIELVGETVNRVFYLDANRTVIDIYNMNWKNYQRQREADEERRKKERTNVEKKATALQLQAAKFGAKASKAAAAHQMVARAERMLSGLEEVRAQDRVAKLRFPTPAPCGRTPLMASNLSKSYGSLEIFTAVDLAIDRGSKVVILGFNGAGKTTLLRILAGVDQPDTGQLEPGHGLRIGYYAQEHETIDVKRSVLENMVSSSPNITEMEARKVLGSFLFTGDDSNKLAGVLSGGEKTRLALAMIVVSGANMLLLDEPTNNLDPASRLEILDALAHYEGAVVLVSHDEGAVEALNPERVLILPDGVEDHWNKDYQDLVSLA